From Bacillus sp. Bos-x628, the proteins below share one genomic window:
- the yycH gene encoding two-component system activity regulator YycH — MKRETFKTIILTILIAISLVFTWNIWMFQPVMQDQADTGTQVVETKKISSDEPRSLIDVIKPREMFIHSNGEHFKVDQKELFQNFWNDVSLWDVKEIEDVSDQYSEQRFKNFFYGQGGQGKTLDLVFNDPIPIDIFQALFKWPNKSIEYNSFDRMIVPFSQQDKAYKKVYLVSYSKESVLELTIESPNYRNLMSRIAAAQNKMPRYDLYTFSSNSKRDFLLPRKQMQLESKMFFIETIKTSKFKDALFTDPSLVGEESNLNRTVYTDGTSRLEANQKDHRIQYQHRNINSSAVFQTGDLIKRSVKYFNDTGSFTDDYQYFGINSNQQLSFNMFMDGLPIINSTKHPFGMTSLEVQWANDDILNYKRPNYILGNKASQSEQVKLMNGTELKDLIIKQTKYDDLEKIEQIFPAYQAASTASDQDRALFVWLQPVWCMKYNGKTVILTKDLLAEGS, encoded by the coding sequence ATGAAGCGTGAGACCTTTAAAACCATAATATTGACAATCCTAATTGCGATCAGTCTTGTGTTTACGTGGAATATTTGGATGTTCCAGCCAGTCATGCAAGATCAGGCGGACACTGGCACACAGGTCGTGGAAACGAAGAAGATTTCAAGTGATGAGCCTCGAAGCCTCATTGATGTCATCAAGCCGCGTGAGATGTTCATTCATTCAAATGGCGAGCATTTTAAAGTGGACCAAAAGGAGCTCTTTCAAAACTTTTGGAATGATGTCAGCCTTTGGGATGTCAAGGAAATTGAGGATGTGTCTGACCAATATTCCGAGCAGAGATTTAAGAATTTCTTCTACGGACAGGGAGGTCAAGGAAAGACATTGGATCTTGTTTTTAATGATCCAATTCCAATTGATATTTTCCAAGCGCTGTTTAAATGGCCGAATAAATCAATTGAATACAATTCGTTTGACCGAATGATTGTTCCGTTCTCCCAGCAGGACAAGGCATATAAGAAGGTATATTTGGTCTCATATAGCAAGGAATCTGTGCTTGAGCTGACCATTGAGTCGCCAAACTATCGTAACCTGATGTCAAGAATCGCAGCAGCTCAAAACAAGATGCCGCGCTATGACTTATATACGTTCTCATCAAATTCTAAAAGAGATTTCTTACTACCAAGAAAGCAAATGCAACTTGAATCCAAAATGTTCTTTATTGAAACGATTAAGACGAGTAAATTCAAGGATGCCTTGTTTACAGACCCAAGTCTTGTCGGTGAAGAGTCCAATTTAAATCGAACGGTTTATACTGATGGTACAAGTCGTCTCGAGGCGAATCAAAAAGATCACCGCATACAATACCAGCATCGCAATATCAACTCCAGCGCAGTGTTTCAAACGGGAGATTTGATTAAGCGAAGTGTAAAATATTTCAATGATACAGGAAGCTTTACCGATGATTATCAATATTTCGGGATTAACAGCAATCAGCAGCTATCCTTTAATATGTTTATGGACGGTCTTCCAATTATCAACAGCACGAAGCACCCATTTGGTATGACATCCCTTGAAGTCCAGTGGGCAAATGATGACATTTTGAATTACAAGCGTCCAAACTATATTCTCGGCAACAAGGCGAGCCAAAGTGAACAGGTCAAGCTGATGAATGGTACAGAGCTCAAGGACTTGATTATCAAGCAGACGAAATATGATGATCTTGAGAAAATTGAACAGATTTTCCCAGCCTATCAAGCCGCTTCAACCGCATCAGATCAGGATCGAGCACTTTTTGTATGGCTACAGCCAGTGTGGTGTATGAAATATAATGGCAAGACAGTGATCCTAACGAAAGATTTACTGGCAGAGGGGAGCTAG
- the yycI gene encoding two-component system regulatory protein YycI, translating to MEWNKTKTIFILAFLVLDIFLGFQYFEKRSTDHFAIIEKTDTLEEMKADGIKYGNLSDEAKIGYRITAEKKQFTKKDVDGLSDQKVKSTFPKTDKDDPVTVLEMTFQDPVALPKKDIKTAATNLVNQRLLDGKNYKLWSIDEDAGEIVFFQTYKGKYIFQEGLDETETIGKITLKMNDENKVVSYQQSMVTSINEVRKETLIPALETVKDLYTQNMLSQNTTVKKVELGYYTQYPGASTQVMVPVWRVELEGTVAGSKKKTEEEYLINAIDGSTLDHIEKDDKSSME from the coding sequence ATGGAGTGGAATAAGACCAAAACGATCTTCATCCTAGCCTTTCTCGTTCTCGATATTTTTCTAGGTTTTCAATACTTCGAAAAACGCTCAACCGATCATTTTGCTATTATAGAAAAAACCGATACACTTGAAGAAATGAAAGCAGATGGTATTAAATATGGCAATCTGTCAGATGAAGCAAAGATTGGATACCGCATTACAGCAGAAAAGAAGCAATTTACGAAAAAGGATGTTGACGGGTTATCTGATCAAAAGGTCAAGAGTACATTCCCTAAAACAGACAAGGATGATCCTGTGACTGTGCTCGAAATGACATTTCAAGATCCGGTGGCTCTGCCGAAAAAAGATATCAAAACTGCGGCAACGAACCTAGTGAACCAGCGTTTGCTTGATGGGAAGAACTATAAGTTGTGGAGTATTGATGAAGACGCAGGGGAGATAGTCTTTTTCCAAACATATAAAGGGAAATACATCTTCCAAGAAGGCTTGGACGAAACCGAAACGATTGGAAAAATTACGTTGAAGATGAATGACGAGAACAAAGTCGTATCGTATCAACAGTCGATGGTCACGTCAATTAATGAAGTGAGAAAAGAAACCCTTATCCCAGCGCTTGAAACGGTTAAGGACTTATATACACAAAACATGCTGAGTCAGAACACGACAGTGAAAAAGGTAGAACTCGGCTACTATACACAATATCCAGGTGCAAGTACTCAAGTCATGGTTCCTGTATGGAGAGTGGAGCTTGAAGGCACAGTAGCTGGTTCAAAGAAAAAGACCGAGGAAGAATATTTGATCAATGCCATCGACGGTTCAACACTTGATCATATAGAGAAAGATGACAAATCTTCAATGGAGTGA
- a CDS encoding MBL fold metallo-hydrolase, giving the protein MSLQFSVLASGSTGNAFYLETDEHAFLVDAGLSGKQMVELLGQIDRKPEDLDGIFVTHEHSDHIKGLGVMARKYKLPVYANAKTWKAMESQIGKIETDQKFHFDMETVQSFGALDVESFGVSHDAAEPMFYVFHYGGRKLALMTDTGYVSDRMKGIIKSANTFVFESNHDVGMLQMGRYPWSIKRRILSDVGHVSNEDAALAMTEVIGDATSRIYLAHLSQDNNMKDLARMAVQQTLEMKGFVVGDGFDLYDTDPKKATPLCAV; this is encoded by the coding sequence ATGAGCTTGCAGTTCAGTGTACTAGCGAGCGGAAGTACGGGGAACGCTTTTTATTTAGAAACGGACGAGCACGCCTTTTTGGTGGATGCTGGTTTAAGCGGCAAACAGATGGTCGAGCTTCTTGGTCAAATCGACCGAAAGCCTGAAGACTTGGACGGAATTTTTGTGACACACGAGCACTCAGATCATATTAAGGGGCTCGGTGTCATGGCAAGAAAGTACAAGCTGCCCGTCTATGCAAATGCGAAAACGTGGAAGGCAATGGAATCCCAAATCGGTAAGATCGAGACAGACCAGAAGTTCCATTTTGATATGGAGACTGTTCAATCATTTGGAGCCCTTGATGTCGAGTCATTTGGTGTGTCTCATGATGCAGCAGAGCCAATGTTTTATGTGTTTCATTATGGAGGGCGCAAGCTTGCCCTCATGACGGATACAGGCTATGTGAGTGATCGGATGAAAGGGATTATCAAATCGGCGAATACCTTTGTATTTGAGAGTAATCACGATGTCGGAATGTTGCAAATGGGGAGATATCCTTGGAGCATTAAACGCAGAATACTAAGTGATGTCGGGCATGTATCAAATGAAGATGCCGCCCTTGCCATGACAGAGGTCATTGGTGATGCCACTTCCCGTATTTATTTGGCTCATTTAAGTCAAGACAACAATATGAAGGATTTAGCCCGCATGGCAGTTCAGCAGACGCTTGAAATGAAGGGCTTTGTAGTGGGAGATGGCTTTGATTTATATGATACTGACCCGAAAAAGGCGACCCCGCTTTGCGCCGTATGA
- a CDS encoding S1C family serine protease: MDYRDIEWKPRRSRKGYFLSGLIGVLVGAFLMGFFFPYVYGQSSGSFGWQRAGEQQTSEGPIKTVNVNVNDAVTKVVSSMSDTVVGVINIQKSSFWDEGGEAGSGSGVIYKKKGDTFYIVTNHHVIKGANQLEVSLQDGTRIGANLVGSDQLMDLAVLTVKSNKIKKTATFGNSDHVKPGEPVIAIGNPLGLEFAGSVTQGVISGTERAIPVDSNGDGQTDWNAEVLQTDAAINPGNSGGALINMDGKVIGINSMKIAESEVEGIGLSIPANLVIPVIEDLERYGEVKRPYLGVGMKSLLDIASYHWQETLKLPTKVTTGVVVMSVEPLSPAGKAGLKELDVVTSFDGKNVQNIVDLRKYLYQKKVGDKVKVQFYRSGKKKSVEIKLSQTDQFGG, translated from the coding sequence GTGGATTATCGCGATATAGAGTGGAAGCCGAGACGAAGCAGAAAAGGATATTTCTTATCTGGTTTGATCGGTGTATTAGTAGGAGCTTTTTTAATGGGATTCTTTTTCCCATATGTATATGGACAGAGCAGCGGTTCCTTTGGATGGCAGCGTGCTGGAGAACAGCAAACATCAGAAGGCCCTATAAAAACTGTCAATGTTAACGTCAATGATGCTGTGACGAAAGTTGTTTCTAGTATGTCTGATACTGTCGTTGGCGTCATTAACATCCAGAAGTCGAGCTTTTGGGACGAAGGCGGAGAAGCAGGCAGCGGTTCGGGTGTAATTTATAAAAAAAAGGGCGATACCTTTTATATCGTGACGAACCATCACGTTATCAAAGGAGCGAATCAGCTTGAAGTGAGTCTGCAAGATGGGACAAGAATCGGGGCAAACCTCGTGGGAAGCGATCAGCTCATGGATTTAGCTGTGCTGACAGTAAAAAGTAATAAGATCAAAAAAACTGCTACATTTGGTAATTCAGATCATGTAAAACCCGGTGAACCTGTGATTGCCATTGGGAATCCATTAGGGCTTGAATTTGCAGGATCTGTCACACAAGGTGTTATTTCTGGTACGGAACGTGCCATTCCAGTTGATTCAAATGGAGACGGTCAGACCGATTGGAATGCGGAAGTCTTACAAACGGATGCCGCCATCAACCCTGGGAACAGTGGTGGTGCGCTTATCAATATGGACGGGAAAGTAATCGGCATCAATTCGATGAAGATTGCTGAATCAGAGGTAGAAGGAATCGGGCTATCTATTCCAGCTAACCTTGTGATCCCTGTTATAGAAGATTTAGAGCGCTATGGTGAAGTCAAACGTCCATACCTTGGCGTTGGTATGAAATCATTACTAGATATCGCAAGCTATCATTGGCAGGAAACGTTGAAACTGCCAACAAAAGTGACAACAGGTGTCGTAGTGATGAGCGTTGAACCTTTGTCTCCAGCAGGAAAAGCGGGATTAAAAGAGCTGGATGTGGTGACATCTTTTGATGGAAAGAACGTACAAAATATTGTGGATTTGCGCAAATATTTGTATCAAAAGAAAGTCGGCGATAAGGTAAAGGTACAATTTTATCGAAGCGGAAAGAAAAAGTCGGTAGAGATCAAACTCTCCCAAACCGACCAATTTGGCGGATAG